DNA from Leishmania donovani BPK282A1 complete genome, chromosome 34:
GGGGGCGGCAGTCCCTCCCTGCCCGGCCCAAAGTGGGCTCTCCGGGCCAGGGATCgctgggcggcgctgggaTCCCCACGGCACCGGGGCACACGGCGTCGATGGACCGGGGCTGGGGGCCGTTCGCAGCCGAAGGCGCCGCGGTTGCTTGCGCCGCGGCCTGCGTTGCATCCGTCCGCTCGGCCGTCGATGCCGCTACCAGAATGAGCCACCACACGCTGTGTCTGCCCTTCAGCGACGCCTTGCGTGCATGCCACGGGTCGAGCACGGAAGGGGGGAGACGGAAGAGCGGCCGCGGATCCTCCTCCGTGGGCGTGTCGGTCCGCGATGGGGCCCCTCAGAGACGGCAACATCTATGTCCTCCCagacccgccgccgctcgccccGTGTCAGCATCCGCTTCGTCTCCCGGCAGCGGGCGCGCGCGGCTGTCCATGAATCGGCTGACAGCTGCCTCGAGGCGACGGATGCACTCCTTCGACAcctgcaccccctccctcagcaGCATGAGTGATCGAGCCATCCGCAGTCGGAATCCCCACGTGCGCAGGACGCCCGCCTTTCCCCGGTCTTCGGAGCTCATAGGATGCACACCGGTAGCCGGCGTAAACCGTCTGGAACCCCGCAAACGCTTGGCCGCGCGAGGCTAGGCCATGCATGAGAATGCCCATGCACAGCTTTCTTTCCGGCACCAGTCCATCGAAAActcagcgcacgcgcacccaccCCCTGCCCACCTCTGCACCGTCAAGACCACAGCCGCACACGAAATACAACTCTCCGGCACACCTCCAATCGCGTGAGAGAGGTATGCAGCAGAGTCGGACCAATGGGGTCTACTATGAGGCATTTCGGTGCATTCAGATCCTTCCGCAGAGACTGGCGCACTCACCTGCTGGCTTAGGGCGGAGAGCAAGGGGCAAGCAGTAGAAGGAGGAGTGAGAGCGCTTGAGTTGCCCGCTAGCATTCGCTGTTCGAGGCGCAAGCACTCACCACAGTACAACGTGGAAAAATGAAGAAAAAGAAGTaagaggcggcgcacgaaAATGCAAAGGAAGAAGCAGAAGAGTGCTGTAGGACATGATGTCTGCGCTTCGGCGCCTGCACACGCAGGAgatacacatatatatgtattgatggtggtggtgagtgCGGTGTGCATGGGGTGGTGGTTACTGTACTTGTTTGATGTGTCCTCTACCGCGCGTGTGTATATTCGCGTGTGCCAAGATGTATCATGTGCAGttagcagcggcgcacagccacacagTTGCTGCGGTGATCAGACAAGGCAGTGTTTCCGCTTAAGTGcgaagggaaagagaaaaTGAAGTGGAGcttgagagagagagagacagcgtTCTCTGTTCTTTGTGCTACAGAGCAACCCTCGCACGAAGAGTGTGGGTGGGCTAGTGAGTTGAGCTGtaacgaggaggagggcgtgcctgtgtgagTCACAACGGTCGTGGCACCGTGAGCTGCGTTCTTGCACGGCCATGGAAAGTTCGGCGAAGGCATCAACATTGTCGCAACACCAGCGAACGCAACCCACCTAGTCGCCTTCGTGCGTATACATgtttttccccctttcttCAGCATCTTCTTCAGCGCGTTTAGTTCCGGTTAAGATCAGCATGGATCGCCAGCGGATCAACAGATAGGGTCATCCACTGCCTGATGTGCACAGGAGGCGAAGGGCaccacaaaagaaaaagggaggagggaggcgagtTCATCGGCACCACGGCGatgagagaaagaggaggagagacgcGGCAGATGCGAAATAGGAGTAAAACCGAGCGAGCTGCCAAGTTTTCTCTCTCGACACGTCTTTGTGCGCGCACGGGTGCGATGAGTGTACAGTAAAAGATAGACGGACAGGGAGGGGAGAGTCGGCCGGCGTACCAACGTCGCCTTCATGAAGCGAGAAGAAAAGATGGCAGATCACAGGGAAGCATGTGACGAAGACAAAACGTAAGGAtcagagcgagagagaggtatCCAGACCCACATAAGTTGGCAGGCAGCCATCGAAACTGCTCAGTCAAACAGGGAGAGGAGCAACTAGAAGAGCTGGTGCGCGTGATTTGTTGCGCTGTGGTGGGAGGGAGCGTGATTAGACACGCCATGTGCGTCCCggcgcgccccctcccccctacCCCCTGCGACACTGCTGTTACTCCATGCTGcaccttccctcctcttcacTGCCATGAGAGCTGTcacttcccttcccttctcaCTAAGCGCGACACAGATCTACACGAGTGTCTCACATCTTGGACGGCTGTGTTAGCTCACGGTACACTGCCAGCACACGCTCTTGAATGGCTGCCTTGTCGATCGTCACCCCTTCCGCTGCAGAGGGGTGCCACCACAGAGCCTTTATCTGTGTCGACAGCACCTTGAGGCGagccagcgctgcctctTGCCCTAATAACCCGACCGTGTACGCGACGACTCTTCTGCTTACCTTCGACTGGCCAGGCGCCGTTGTAACGGGCACGCGCTTTATCTGTaagagcgagagcgcgatGAGGCTCTCGTAGTAGTGTTGCAGCGTCTCCTTGTTGGCCGCCACTACATAGCGCAGCTTGTGCTCCGCATACAGGATGCCACACGctcgctgcgtcgccgtgACCACTTCGGCAGCCCCGAGTGGCTTACCAGGGTACGTCGCCAGCAGTGCCGACGCAGCCACCAGCACCGTGTAGAGCGCCTCCACGTGAGGGCAGATGAGTTGAAGGAGGAAGTAGTAGTACTGCGTAACGGGCAGGTGCACAACAGTACCGCCGTGCGTGTCGGCGCCAGAAAGCTGGGAGGACACGGTGTGCTCCTCTACGCACTGCTGAAGCTGGCTTATAGTGCACTCCAGCCACGACGCGAAGCTCATCGGTGCTGCTTCGGCGTAGTTGGGGAACTCAGCggacagcagccgctgcaaAAGCTGCGTCTGGCTGCTCAGCACGTCCGCTTTCACGGAGCGGACCCCGCACAGCATCGCCCCGTCGGCGCCTGATGGCGGACTGTGCGGCGTTGTGGCAGAGCCGAACGcctgcgcgacgacggcgacgagggccTCGTCCATACAAACGTGGATGAGCTGGTTGGTGCTGATGTTGACTGCGATCCTGGTGACCACGCTGTCGGGGTGGTATGTCACGCCTGACATCTCGTCCGTGATGTGGATGTAGCGGTAGAGGTTGGTCAGCGCCTGCGTCACGACCCCAGCAGGGCTCAACTCGGAGGCCTCCACCGAAAGCTGAGCACCGCGCTCGCGCAAGCGCCTACGCAGCCACTTGACCCCCTGGTGAACCTTTTCTAACGGTatggcggctgccgcggtggtgtCAATGCCCTCCTTCAACGTTGTCGTTGCTGTGCAGTAGTAAGGGCCAAGACACTCGACTACAGCAGCCACCATCGACGCCGGGGTGATGACCGTGTTACGCTGTAGTTTGTACACCAGGTGCcacgcgacggtggcgagaAGAGGGATCGGGGTGATGGAGCTGCCTTTGGCAATGGAAGGCGTGGTATCGATTGTCTTGCACACCGACGCGGTTGCGGCGGCTGGCGCAGCCAGATCTCGGAGTTGCTCGCCCTTAggctggagcggcagcgggcacTGCTGCGGGTGCTCCTTGAGGGAGCGCAGCGACACGGGCTCGCCAATGTGGATGTTGATGTTGCCGTGCATGCGCTCGAGTAGACTTCGGGCTTTGAGCATGTTCGTCGGGTTCTCCTTCGGCTTCGGAACGCCCAAGAGCTCCTTGGCATGTGTGGTGGCCTCGAGCACCTCGTCGTAGGAGAGGCTGACCGGCATAATGAGCACGTCGTCAAGCTCCTGCTGACCCGGCTCGTAGAAGGTGTCGCAGACAAACTTGAGAAGGCCCAGCTTAGGCGCCATCGTCTTGCCAGTGCGACTCCGTGTTCCCTCAATGAAGAACTcgagagggcggcgcgcacgcaccagGTGCCGCACATACTCCTTCAACAGCGCAGCGTACAGTGGGTCGTCGCGGAAGGAGCGGCGCATAAAgagggcgccgctgccccgcaTCAGGGTTGCGAGGACGCCCATGCTAAGAAAGTTTTCTCCAGCCACgatgtgcggcagcggcaaccgCATGAGCGCCAGCACCTCGGAGAGAATGAGGAAGTCAATGTATgagcggtgcagcgggacgaagacgacggctACGCGCGGCATGGCGAAGTAACGGTGGAGGCGCTCATAGGCGCCGTTGTTGACGTCGACGCGGCCGTAGATACTGCGAAAGATTGCGCGAATCATGAGACCCAGCGCGCGACAGTGAACGTGATTCAGTGCATcgccgcactgcagcagaAGACTCTTTGCCCGGGCCTCCACGTCTTTTTTCGATGCGCCGTCTTTGGCAGCCAGAGCGGTCATGAGCCGCTGGATGTTCGGCTGCGCGATGATTGAGGTGAGCACCTGCGGCGTCATGCCAGGTGTCATGTCACTGCGCCAGCCGTTCGCCGTCATACCGGCGCGATGAAGAAACACGAAGCAATCGAAGTACTTGTGCAGAAGAGACGGAAACGGCGGGATGCGCTCGGCACCGCGGTACACAAAGTCGTTGGTGAAGTAGCGCCGCGGCTCTGGAAAGGCGAAAGGGGCTTCTGCGGCAGAAGCAGCTGCCTCCGGCTTGGTGGGCGACGACACCGCTGCACTCGCAGGCGCCGGCTCGGCTGGGGCGCTGACGACAGGAGGATCGCGTACTATGCTGACGACGCTCGCGCTGTCGGCCACCGGCGGAGCGTGGGAGCGACTCCCTACGTGCTGCAAGCCGGATGAAGACCGCAGAACACACCGTGCCAGGTGCTCAAGCACTGCCCGTGCAATCACCGACACATATGCCTCCCAGTCGACCTCGACGAGCGCCACACACTGGTGATAGGGCATGAGTGTGTGGTGCGATGTCAAGCGACGCAGTAGCGAGTGATACAACGCCACGTTGAAGTCATCGAGGCGGTATGGCGGAACGGAGAAGGACGAGGACGCTGTACGCCTGCGCGATGCGGCGAAGGCAGCAGATGTCTTGTctcgcaccgctgccacgcgTGCAGTACGCTCGATGTAGCTGACAACGCTGTCCATTTGTGTCACGTAAGCCTTtagcgcctgcgccgcctcggcatTACCGACCTTCTCTTCCatgatgcgctgccgctgctgataCGCGCGCCATCCTTCCAGCGCGTAggcagccgcgcgcggctCCGGCCCGAAGTTGACCAAATCCGCCACGCTAAACGGGAACTGCAGAAttggcgccggcgtcagcaCGCCAGCCACGGGAAACGCCGCCGAAATCTGGTCGGCAAATCGACCGTAATAACTCATGAGATACTCGCCCATCATGCCCCACACCAGTGACGCCTCGCCAGGCTTGCGTGATTCGGCAACTGCGAAGGACCCCATACGGTGTCGCGTGACAcactgcgccggcggcgctggcattgccgtcgccgcctcggcagcagcggcggcgtgcgaggACGCAGGCGAAGAGCCACAGTACTGCATCTCCGCGGCACACTCCACACACTCTGGCAACTCGCCGTGGCACAGCCATATGTATCCTAAGAAGGCGGCATTCAGAGCGACGTCGACGGGCGTAATAGTGGCTGGCTCACTTCGGCTGACAGGGAAGTGCCGGAGCACGCCGAGGGCGTTGGCGGCGCACAACACGGGAAGCGTGCCGCCGTGTGAAATACCCGACGCGGCTTGAACGGCGACCTCCGTCGCACCGAACTCCAGCGCCGGCGGGTCCATAGCGTATGAGTAGGTGAGGAGCACCACCCAGTCTACCGCCGTGGCGACCTCCTTCGCGATGCTCGACAGCATTGCACACGCAGCCGTGCGATAGACGTCGTCGGCGAGAATGATAAGACTGCCGCGCACCCGCGTCTGTTGAGAAGCGGTTTCGGAGGCTTGCgaagcgccggcagcactCCAAAGACGACGCAGAAGGATATCGTACGCCTTGAGCCCGCTTTCCGTGTCTGGGCTCAGCGACTGCGCACTCAGCACCAGCACAAACAGAGAATCCGCAACACGAGGTACACCACAGCTCCCGCCAGACCCAGAAGAGACGTCTGTTGAGGATGCCGTGAAGCTCGTCTCGCCaagtgcgccgctgccgagtaGATGAATTCGATGCAGCATCGGCCCgatctcctccgccttggGTGACACCCCACCATAGTAGAACTGCGTCATGTGTGTCACAGAAATGTCGCGGCGTGTGGCGCGGCTTGCACGCAGTTTTGCCTCCACTCGCTGCACGGTGCTCATGAAGTCTCtcgtggtggcagcggtttcggcggagctgcgcgctgtGTGGAGGCTATCGTTGCCGGAGGatgggctgctgctcttcactGTGATGCCGTCGACCAGCACGCGGCAGTTCAGCGGCACGAGCGGGGATGTGGCGATCGCGCAAGCACATGCCGCAGTGAGGCCATCGATGGGAGCGACCAACACGACCTGCTTGCACTCCTCTGGAAGCGCTAGACGAGGTGGTGGGAAGCTCATTTCCTTCGAAGTCTGTGCCGCGCGCTAACCACAGTGAAAGAatcgcacgcgcacaaaatGCCAagcaccaaaaaaaaaatttcGCATACGCGATCACTCGAGCACTCGATACGCTTTTTACGTAACGaacgaacaacaacaaaacgcCAGAGCGAACAGTGAGCGAGGAGATCTTAACGGTAcacggctgctgcctgcgtgcgAGTGTGTCTGCGCTGGTTGACCTCGCCTGCACAGGCGCGGCAGAATACCGGCGGGACCAATTTCGTAGAGCTGGCGAGCAGGAAAAGGAACAAAAATGGAGAAGATAAGCCTTGCGCTTCGCTTTTCAGTGCCTTGTCGCCACATATACCTGCACGCCCAACGTGAGCTGCAGCTGAAGTGCACGTGCTGGTGTGGGTATCGATTTccaagcgagagagagaaacagggCAGAGAGGGATGCTGGGTGCCGTGTAAATGAGGGATGGGGAGCTGCgcccgagcagcagcaccgcaggcAACAGAggtacacgcgcgcagaaATACACACTCACGCAAACAGAAAGGCAGCCTGGCTTGGCACCAAGGGCACGCACCGgcaaacagaaaacaaaacaaaaaggcgGGATGCAAAGAGTGCCGTTCTACTTCGTCACGGAGGGCTATAGGGTATgtaaagagagagggagggggagaagaccGCATCGAAGGAGAACCCCCCGTGATAGATGATTAGGACACGCAGAAGGAGCTATAGggcaaaacaacaacaaacaGAAAGTCATCCACAAAAAAAGACGCCTGCGCGtatgcatacacacaaagTTCAGCTCAGCTCAGCTTAGCTCGGTTCCAAGTACAGCAGGGGGCAATAAAACGCGAGCGCCACCGttcgcacgcgtgtgcgcccaCGAAAAGTGCAACGAAAAGCCTAGGAGAGTTGTGAAGAGGGATCagtttttttcttttgtgtgtggtggaggggtagagggcagagagagagacagaggaggcCGATGCTATGCGAGTGGCTGTGTGATGCACGCGTACACAGGCACTGCGTGAGAATGGAAGCACCTCAACATGCGCATCAATGATGGATGGTAGAAAGAGCGAGGTATTAAGAAATACAGACgcggagagaggcagagtgAAGGGAGGCGAATACGAAAATGGTATAGCATCaacagagacagaggaggtAAATCCTCTGAGTGCCTACCCAG
Protein-coding regions in this window:
- a CDS encoding dihydroxyacetonephosphate acyltransferase, producing the protein MSFPPPRLALPEECKQVVLVAPIDGLTAACACAIATSPLVPLNCRVLVDGITVKSSSPSSGNDSLHTARSSAETAATTRDFMSTVQRVEAKLRASRATRRDISVTHMTQFYYGGVSPKAEEIGPMLHRIHLLGSGALGETSFTASSTDVSSGSGGSCGVPRVADSLFVLVLSAQSLSPDTESGLKAYDILLRRLWSAAGASQASETASQQTRVRGSLIILADDVYRTAACAMLSSIAKEVATAVDWVVLLTYSYAMDPPALEFGATEVAVQAASGISHGGTLPVLCAANALGVLRHFPVSRSEPATITPVDVALNAAFLGYIWLCHGELPECVECAAEMQYCGSSPASSHAAAAAEAATAMPAPPAQCVTRHRMGSFAVAESRKPGEASLVWGMMGEYLMSYYGRFADQISAAFPVAGVLTPAPILQFPFSVADLVNFGPEPRAAAYALEGWRAYQQRQRIMEEKVGNAEAAQALKAYVTQMDSVVSYIERTARVAAVRDKTSAAFAASRRRTASSSFSVPPYRLDDFNVALYHSLLRRLTSHHTLMPYHQCVALVEVDWEAYVSVIARAVLEHLARCVLRSSSGLQHVGSRSHAPPVADSASVVSIVRDPPVVSAPAEPAPASAAVSSPTKPEAAASAAEAPFAFPEPRRYFTNDFVYRGAERIPPFPSLLHKYFDCFVFLHRAGMTANGWRSDMTPGMTPQVLTSIIAQPNIQRLMTALAAKDGASKKDVEARAKSLLLQCGDALNHVHCRALGLMIRAIFRSIYGRVDVNNGAYERLHRYFAMPRVAVVFVPLHRSYIDFLILSEVLALMRLPLPHIVAGENFLSMGVLATLMRGSGALFMRRSFRDDPLYAALLKEYVRHLVRARRPLEFFIEGTRSRTGKTMAPKLGLLKFVCDTFYEPGQQELDDVLIMPVSLSYDEVLEATTHAKELLGVPKPKENPTNMLKARSLLERMHGNINIHIGEPVSLRSLKEHPQQCPLPLQPKGEQLRDLAAPAAATASVCKTIDTTPSIAKGSSITPIPLLATVAWHLVYKLQRNTVITPASMVAAVVECLGPYYCTATTTLKEGIDTTAAAAIPLEKVHQGVKWLRRRLRERGAQLSVEASELSPAGVVTQALTNLYRYIHITDEMSGVTYHPDSVVTRIAVNISTNQLIHVCMDEALVAVVAQAFGSATTPHSPPSGADGAMLCGVRSVKADVLSSQTQLLQRLLSAEFPNYAEAAPMSFASWLECTISQLQQCVEEHTVSSQLSGADTHGGTVVHLPVTQYYYFLLQLICPHVEALYTVLVAASALLATYPGKPLGAAEVVTATQRACGILYAEHKLRYVVAANKETLQHYYESLIALSLLQIKRVPVTTAPGQSKVSRRVVAYTVGLLGQEAALARLKVLSTQIKALWWHPSAAEGVTIDKAAIQERVLAVYRELTQPSKM